In the Athene noctua chromosome 25, bAthNoc1.hap1.1, whole genome shotgun sequence genome, one interval contains:
- the NXPH3 gene encoding neurexophilin-3 isoform X1 encodes MHLPRSCIVLLIQGSISLLVVCGQEEPGEGAERREPKTRERAQVQKMRGLLSPKSLLIPTLLQNMTLLELVSSSRELWDILDNLPEQDHTPHPRGQRDLGPASGKLKKIFGWGDFYSNIKTVKLNLLITGKVVDHGNGTVNVFFRHNSTGQGNISVSLVPPTKAVEFDLEQQIFIEAKESKIFNCRVEYEKVDRAKKTTLCTYDPSKTCYHEHTQSHVSWVCSKPFKVICIYITFYSIDYRLVQKVCPDYNYHSDVPYYPSG; translated from the exons ATGCATCTTCCTCGGAGCTGCATCGTCCTCCTCATCCAGGGGAGCATCTCTCTGCTG GTGGTTTGTGGCCAAGAAGAACCAGGAGAAGGTGCAGAGCGACGTGAACCCAAGACCCGGGAGAGAGCACAAGTGCAGAAGATGAGAGGGCTGCTCTCCCCAAAGTCCCTGTTAATTCCAACCTTACTGCAGAACATGACCCTCCTGGAGCTGGTGAGCAGCTCACGGGAGTTATGGGATATCCTGGATAACCTGCCTGAGCAGGACCACACTCCACACCCCAGAGGACAGAGGGACTTGGGGCCAGCCTCAGGCAAGCTTAAAAAGATTTTTGGCTGGGGAGATTTCTATTCCAATATCAAGACAGTGAAGTTGAACCTCTTGATCACCGGAAAGGTGGTTGATCACGGCAACGGCACCGTCAACGTCTTCTTCCGACACAACTCTACTGGGCAAGGGAACATCTCTGTCAGCCTCGTCCCCCCCACCAAGGCAGTGGAGTTTGACCTGGAGCAACAGATCTTCATTGAGGCCAAAGAATCCAAAATCTTCAACTGCCGCGTGGAGTATGAGAAAGTGGATCGTGCCAAGAAGACCACGCTCTGCACTTACGACCCGTCTAAGACCTGCTACCACGAGCACACCCAGAGTCACGTCTCCTGGGTCTGTTCGAAGCCCTTCAAAGTCATCTGCATCTACATCACCTTCTACAGCATAGACTACAGGCTGGTGCAGAAAGTGTGTCCCGACTACAACTATCACAGCGACGTACCCTACTACCCCTCGGGATGA
- the NXPH3 gene encoding neurexophilin-3 isoform X2: protein MGHAITKATRRAPPFQVVCGQEEPGEGAERREPKTRERAQVQKMRGLLSPKSLLIPTLLQNMTLLELVSSSRELWDILDNLPEQDHTPHPRGQRDLGPASGKLKKIFGWGDFYSNIKTVKLNLLITGKVVDHGNGTVNVFFRHNSTGQGNISVSLVPPTKAVEFDLEQQIFIEAKESKIFNCRVEYEKVDRAKKTTLCTYDPSKTCYHEHTQSHVSWVCSKPFKVICIYITFYSIDYRLVQKVCPDYNYHSDVPYYPSG, encoded by the exons ATGGGACATGCCATCACCAAGGCCACGAGGAGGGCACCCCCGTTTCAG GTGGTTTGTGGCCAAGAAGAACCAGGAGAAGGTGCAGAGCGACGTGAACCCAAGACCCGGGAGAGAGCACAAGTGCAGAAGATGAGAGGGCTGCTCTCCCCAAAGTCCCTGTTAATTCCAACCTTACTGCAGAACATGACCCTCCTGGAGCTGGTGAGCAGCTCACGGGAGTTATGGGATATCCTGGATAACCTGCCTGAGCAGGACCACACTCCACACCCCAGAGGACAGAGGGACTTGGGGCCAGCCTCAGGCAAGCTTAAAAAGATTTTTGGCTGGGGAGATTTCTATTCCAATATCAAGACAGTGAAGTTGAACCTCTTGATCACCGGAAAGGTGGTTGATCACGGCAACGGCACCGTCAACGTCTTCTTCCGACACAACTCTACTGGGCAAGGGAACATCTCTGTCAGCCTCGTCCCCCCCACCAAGGCAGTGGAGTTTGACCTGGAGCAACAGATCTTCATTGAGGCCAAAGAATCCAAAATCTTCAACTGCCGCGTGGAGTATGAGAAAGTGGATCGTGCCAAGAAGACCACGCTCTGCACTTACGACCCGTCTAAGACCTGCTACCACGAGCACACCCAGAGTCACGTCTCCTGGGTCTGTTCGAAGCCCTTCAAAGTCATCTGCATCTACATCACCTTCTACAGCATAGACTACAGGCTGGTGCAGAAAGTGTGTCCCGACTACAACTATCACAGCGACGTACCCTACTACCCCTCGGGATGA